AATAGGTCATGGCTAACTGGCGCACTTCCTTTGGTGCCGTTGTGATCTTCGGAATCGGATCTTGATTGAGGGTTTCGGCGGTGAGGGCTGCACTGCGCTCACTGAGTTCTAGAAGAGGCCTCACGATTCTTCGCACCATCGCGTTAATTGTGATCAGTGAGATCAACATCGATCCCAACCCAACCAAGATCATCCAACCCAGAAATTCATTTTGGATGCGGCCGGTGTCTCTTGCTAAAGCTCCACTCCAAACCTTTTCTCCCGTTGGATAGGAACGACCCAGAAGCGTGAGGTAATTCTGGCCTCCTACATTGATCAGTTGGGTTGTGTGATCTTTTCTGTGAGCCTTCATGGTGGCTCTCATCATGTGAATTGGTATAGGGATGTGGCCAAATGTCGGCAGCACCAGGCGTCCATCCGCCAATTCGATCCAGATGGTGGTTCGCACGCTGGAGTGATCGCGTAGCTCCTGACGCACTTGTAACTGAATAGCTGGGCTCCAATCTTTGGCTGAGTGGCCTTGCCCTAGATAGTCATATGCCATGAGAGCGTTTGTCAGATGCTCCGCATTGGCCTGTAAATCCGCTTCTCCATTTCGTATCTGAGTGCGATTACTGAGCCAAAGCCCTGTGGTGGTAGCTCCGGTGAATCCGATCAGAACGGCGATGTAGGTGGCCAGCTGGAGTTGGCCTTCAAGGCTTCCTAGAAGTTGCGATCTCCAGTTGGACTTAGATGCCACGAAATCGGTTCCTTCCGTAGACGTATCGCTGCCTCAATTCTGGCAGCAGGACCAGGGAGAATGGAACCCTTCGCTCGTTCTGTTGCCTTGAGCTTTGCGGTCTCGCCCTTAGGCATCTCACGCCCCACCCTCTCGGCGCGCATGGCCCGATGGGGTCTTGTGATTGTGGGGATCTACATCGCCGTTGCCCTGCTCACGCCTGTTTTGATCAGCATTGGCTTCCTTCCAGATCCCAATGCCGGTTTGGACAGTGCGATTTATGCACCGCCGTCTCCGCAGCATTGGTGTGGCACCGACCGGCTTGGTCGCGATGTGTGCGTGCGCACACTCCAGGGGAGTGGCGTTGCCCTTCAAGTGGTGCTGCTGGCGGTTGTTCTTGCCTTGGTGGTGGGAGTACCGGTTGGAATGTTGAGTGGTTATTTGGGGGGAGGGGTCGACCGGGTTCTGGTTCTGCTCATGGACACGCTTTACACCTTGCCGGTGTTGTTGCTGTCTGTGGTGTTGGCGTTTCTGCTGGGTCGAGGGATTCCGAATGCCGCAGCAGCACTGTGTGTGGTGTACATCCCGCAGTATTTTCGAGTGGTGCGCAATCAAACAGCTCAGGTGAAATCGGAGCTGTTCGTGGAGGCTGCACAAACCCTCGGTGCCGGCCCAATCTGGATTCTGCGGCGCTATCTGTTCCGCAATGTGATCACCTCGGTGCCCGTGCTGCTCACCTTGAATGCTGCTGATGCGGTGTTGGTGCTCGGAGGCTTGGGCTTTCTAGGCCTGGGCTTGCCAGAAACGGTGCCGGAATGGGGAAGTGATCTGAATCTGGCGCTTGCGGCTGTGCCCACTGGCATCTGGTGGACGGCTCTCTATCCAG
The Synechococcus sp. CC9311 DNA segment above includes these coding regions:
- a CDS encoding sensor histidine kinase KdpD, producing the protein MASKSNWRSQLLGSLEGQLQLATYIAVLIGFTGATTTGLWLSNRTQIRNGEADLQANAEHLTNALMAYDYLGQGHSAKDWSPAIQLQVRQELRDHSSVRTTIWIELADGRLVLPTFGHIPIPIHMMRATMKAHRKDHTTQLINVGGQNYLTLLGRSYPTGEKVWSGALARDTGRIQNEFLGWMILVGLGSMLISLITINAMVRRIVRPLLELSERSAALTAETLNQDPIPKITTAPKEVRQLAMTYSELIERLALSWDDQRRFVSAVSHELRTPLTIVQGYLHRTIKRSKGLSDDERRGLKTAEEESIRMRMLLDDLLDLARGDSGQLQLNQEVVDLDVLVGKAADLSRSYLTDHRLKVVNKIAYDESSVALADAGRLQQVLLDLIDNAAKYSSQGSLITLLLYPHKDGIAIDVKDEGIGIPDGDLPHIFKRFYRGKNSSEISGTGLGLSVVALMISAMGGQVYVQSKEGEGSCFSIILPKPTTTSDKLS
- a CDS encoding ABC transporter permease, coding for MEPFARSVALSFAVSPLGISRPTLSARMARWGLVIVGIYIAVALLTPVLISIGFLPDPNAGLDSAIYAPPSPQHWCGTDRLGRDVCVRTLQGSGVALQVVLLAVVLALVVGVPVGMLSGYLGGGVDRVLVLLMDTLYTLPVLLLSVVLAFLLGRGIPNAAAALCVVYIPQYFRVVRNQTAQVKSELFVEAAQTLGAGPIWILRRYLFRNVITSVPVLLTLNAADAVLVLGGLGFLGLGLPETVPEWGSDLNLALAAVPTGIWWTALYPGLAMFVLVLGLSFLGEGLEAWVSSTGRDAAN